The following coding sequences lie in one Oncorhynchus kisutch isolate 150728-3 linkage group LG17, Okis_V2, whole genome shotgun sequence genomic window:
- the LOC109907739 gene encoding rabenosyn-5, translated as MASSYPPPFEGTGEVKEGFLCPLCLKDLQSFYQLQEHYEEEHSGDDRHVRGQLKSLVQKAKKAKDKLLKRDGEDKPETGSYESFYYGGVDPYMWEPQELGATRNHMDFFKKHRAARIDHYVIEVNKLIIRLEKLTSFDRMNIDAGKIRAIEKSVVAWVSDSDVPFCPDCGNKFNLRNRRHHCRLCGSIMCRKCMEFVPLPLAYKLTSGTREAHSVTGSQSQSPATGGGGNVSGMGSRRGSISSLSSVTSMLEEKDDERIRCCLHCMDTLMKRQQKLEEKDHVPDIVKLYQRLRLCMDKVDERAPEYIRMAESLNAGETTYNLDTAGGLRMEVQKYYELIDALSKKILTLGMKEEPQPHQKTLQLQRMVRYTATLFVQEKLLGLMSLPTKDKYEDLKEKRKQEQEKRLTQERLIAQVAQKRRQDSEKNRPAASTNGEAPQAPRAPRMTKAGGWLPSSDTLHTCGELEDPLLQQIDNIQSFLRQAKAAQRHDEVAMLEENLRQLQDEYDQQQTSLAIALSQRLAQEESLQQDELQRLEDREREHRAQSQAPGSQATYTWQGSLNLTDIGSLHGEEEGEEEVTPKAESSPLSMRAFPALTDQDEESPPRLRRLRGDVTPPGGEGQNSSSLNPFEEEDSTPVEDPSNPFFEEIQKEHKEVANGKKEYNPFEQEEGGEEEEEQGQAEGATGNPFEVKEENNEGNPFKEASGSIPPGASTNPFEGEDEEAMPDVDVIEEELLLQQIDNIRAYIFDAKLNGRLDEVELLSENLRELQRTLQEQKSKTH; from the exons ATGGCCTCCAGCTACCCACCCCCATTCGAGGGCACAGGGGAGGTGAAGGAGGGCTTCCTGTGCCCGCTGTGCCTGAAGGACCTACAGTCGTTCTACCAGCTCCAGGAACACTATGAGGAGGAGCACTCTGGGGACGATCGACATGTCAGGGGACAACTCAAGA GTCTGGTCCAGAAGGCTAAGAAAGCCAAAGACAAGCTGCTGAAGAGGGATGGTGAAGACAAGCCAGAGACGGGCAGTTATGAGTCCTTCTACTATGGCGGAGTGGACCCTTACATGTGGGAGCCTCAGGAGTTGG GAGCCACAAGAAATCATATGGACTTTTTTAAGAAGCACAGAGCTGCCCGGATTGACCACTATGTCATCGAGGTCAACAAGCTCATTATCAGGCTGGAGAAA CTGACATCTTTTGACAGGATGAACATAGATGCAGGCAAAATTAGAG cGATTGAGAAGTCTGTTGTGGCGTGGGTGAGCGACTCTGATGTTCCGTTCTGTCCTGACTGCGGGAACAAGTTCAACCTTCGCAATAGGCGACACCACTGCCGCCTCTGTGGCTCCATCATGTGTAGGAAGTGCATGGAGTTTGTGCCCCTGCCTTTGGCTT ACAAGCTGACCAGTGGGACTCGGGAGGCCCATAGTGTTACGGGCAGCCAGTCCCAGTCCCCTGCAACAGGGGGCGGGGGCAATGTCAGCGGGATGGGCTCCAGGAGGGGCAGCATCAGCAGCCTGAGCAGTGTCACCTCAATGCTGGAAGAGAAGGATGACGAGAGGATCCGCTGCTGCCTCCACTGCATGGACACCCTGATGAAGAGACAGCAGAAACTGGAGGAGAAAGACCACGTGCCTGACATTgtcaagctctatcag AGGCTGAGACTGTGCATGGACAAGGTGGATGAGAGGGCTCCAGAGTATATCAGAATGGCTGAGTCTCTCAA TGCTGGAGAGACCACCTATAACCTGGACACGGCTGGTGGACTGAGAATGGAAGTCCAGAAATACTACGAACTGATCGATGCACTGAG TAAGAAGATCTTAACACTGGGAATGAAGGAGGAGCCACAACCCCATCAAAAGACTCTCCAGCTGCAGAGGATGGTCAGATACACAGCCACACTGTTTGTCCAG gAGAAGTTGCTGGGTCTGATGTCTCTACCCACTAAGGACAAGTATGAGGACCTAAAGGAGAAGAGgaagcaggagcaggagaagaggctcacgcaggagagactg ATTGCCCAGGTGGCCCAGAAAAGGAGACAGGACTCTGAGAAGAACCGCCCAGCTGCCAGCACCAATGGGGAGGCTCCCCAGGCCCCCAGGGCCCCCCGCATGACCAAAGCTGGGGGATGGCTGCCCTCTTCTGATACCCTCCACACGTGCGGGGAGCTGGAGGACCCCCTGCTGCAGCAGATAGACAACATCCAGTCATTCTTGCGGCAGGCCAAGGCCGCCCAGAGGCATGACGAAGTGGCCATGCTGGAGGAGAACCTCAGGCAGTTGCAG GATGAGTACGACCAGCAACAGACCAGCTTGGCCATCGCTCTGTCCCAGAGGCTGGCGCAGGAGGAGAGTCTACAGCAGGACGAGCTGCAACGcttggaagacagagagagggagcacaggGCCCAGAGCCAAGCCCCAGGATCCCAGGCCACATACACCTGGCAGGGCTCACTGAACCTAACCGATATAGGGAGCCTCcatggggaggaagagggggaagaagaggtgACACCTAAAGCAGAGAGCAGCCCCCTGTCCATGAGGGCCTTCCCTGCCCTGACCGACCAGGATGAGGAGTCACCCCCCCGGCTGAGGAGGCTGCGGGGAGATGTGACACCTCCTGGTGGCGAGGGACAGAACAGCTCCTCCCTCAACCCCTTTGAGGAGGAAGACTCCACCCCTGTGGAGGATCCTTCCAATCCGTTCTTTGAGGAGATCCAGAAGGAGCACAAGGAGGTGGCTAACGGGAAGAAGGAGTACAACCCGTTTGAGCAGGAAGAgggtggggaggaagaggaagagcaggGGCAGGCCGAGGGCGCCACTGGCAACCCTTTCGAAGTGAAGGAGGAAAACAATGAAGGTAACCCTTTTAAAGAGGCTTCTGGGTCTATCCCGCCGGGAGCCTCGACCAATCCCTTCgagggggaggatgaggaggcGATGCCGGATGTTGACGTGATTGAGGAGGAGTTGCTGCTGCAGCAGATCGATAATATACGGGCGTACATATTTGATGCCAAGCTCAACGGGAGGCTAGACGAGGTAGAGCTGCTGTCGGAGAACCTGAGAGAGCTGCAGCGCACGCTACAGGAACAGAAGAGCaagacacactga